Proteins from a genomic interval of Diaminobutyricimonas aerilata:
- a CDS encoding HNH endonuclease signature motif containing protein: protein MNTAAALIEQAEHLLREAAALPTDTLTDTEVCDLTARSEAAGRVLDALRVVAAGELAGRSRRELGTEGLAYRHGCTRPAHLIERLTLVSQREAGARIRLADALRDRVALTGEVLPARHPAVADAVRDGRIGTESAARIVDMLDTAADGCADYEALEQAERDLVDLATLHSADALKAALAVWQARLDPDGVRPRDEILRAQRRFTMGRERDGMTPFSGVADPFSAGLLRAAMADSAAPDRTPRFLDPDDLDPADPRLDPRTRDQRQFDTLIGLVTAGLRNPGESGSLRPTALVNIIVTADDLRTGEGVAWIDDIDTPISAFTAHALTCDADTSTIVLGANGEVLHLGRRERLFTAAQRRALAVRDGGCVWPGCTAPPSWCHAHHIVEWSDNGPTDVNNGVLLCPAHHTMLHASTYRLRMIRGKPHLLAPPHIDREQQWRPVGRQRATMRAPATARSR, encoded by the coding sequence ATGAACACAGCAGCGGCCCTCATCGAGCAGGCGGAACACCTGCTCCGCGAGGCCGCCGCGCTGCCCACCGACACCCTCACCGACACGGAAGTGTGCGACCTCACCGCCCGCAGCGAAGCCGCGGGCCGGGTGCTCGACGCACTTCGAGTGGTGGCCGCCGGTGAGCTCGCGGGACGGTCGCGGCGCGAGCTCGGCACCGAGGGGCTCGCCTACCGTCACGGCTGCACCCGGCCCGCGCACCTGATCGAACGGCTCACGCTCGTGTCGCAACGCGAGGCAGGCGCTCGCATCCGCCTCGCCGACGCGCTGCGTGACCGTGTCGCCCTCACCGGTGAAGTGCTTCCCGCCCGCCACCCCGCGGTCGCGGACGCGGTACGCGACGGGCGCATCGGCACCGAATCGGCCGCGCGGATCGTCGACATGCTCGACACCGCGGCCGACGGATGTGCCGACTACGAGGCACTCGAGCAGGCGGAGCGCGACCTCGTCGACCTCGCCACGTTGCACTCGGCCGACGCGCTGAAGGCAGCGCTGGCGGTGTGGCAGGCGCGCCTCGACCCGGACGGCGTCCGCCCCCGTGACGAGATCCTCCGCGCACAACGCCGGTTCACGATGGGACGAGAGCGGGACGGGATGACACCGTTCTCGGGTGTCGCCGACCCGTTCTCCGCGGGCCTGTTGCGCGCCGCGATGGCGGACAGCGCTGCACCCGACCGAACGCCCCGGTTCCTGGACCCCGACGACCTCGACCCGGCCGACCCGCGCCTCGATCCGCGAACGAGGGACCAACGGCAGTTCGACACCCTCATCGGACTGGTCACCGCTGGACTGCGAAACCCGGGCGAGAGCGGGTCGCTACGTCCGACGGCGTTGGTCAACATCATCGTCACCGCCGACGACCTCCGCACCGGTGAAGGGGTGGCGTGGATCGACGACATCGACACCCCGATCAGCGCGTTCACCGCCCACGCCCTCACCTGCGACGCCGACACGTCCACCATCGTGCTGGGCGCGAACGGCGAAGTGCTCCACCTCGGTCGGAGGGAGCGCCTCTTCACCGCCGCGCAACGTCGGGCCCTCGCTGTCCGAGACGGTGGCTGCGTCTGGCCCGGCTGCACAGCCCCACCGTCGTGGTGTCACGCGCACCACATCGTCGAATGGAGCGACAACGGCCCCACCGACGTGAACAACGGGGTGCTGCTGTGCCCCGCGCATCACACGATGCTGCACGCCAGCACCTACCGGCTCCGGATGATCCGCGGCAAACCGCACCTGCTCGCCCCACCCCACATCGACCGAGAACAGCAGTGGCGCCCCGTCGGACGACAACGTGCAACCATGCGCGCCCCCGCCACCGCGAGATCCCGCTAA
- the ispG gene encoding flavodoxin-dependent (E)-4-hydroxy-3-methylbut-2-enyl-diphosphate synthase: MPAVNIGMPRKPEVLAPRRKSRQIKVGKVLVGGDAPVSVQSMTTTPTTNINATLQQIAELTASGCDIVRVAVPSQDDADALPIIAKKSQIPVIADIHFQPKYVFQAIDAGCAAVRVNPGNIRKFDDQVGAIAKAAKDAGVSLRIGVNAGSLDPRLLQKYGKATPEALVESAVWEASLFEEHDFHDFKISVKHNDPVIMVQAYRLLAQRGDWPLHLGVTEAGPAFQGTIKSATAFGILLSEGIGDTIRVSLSAPPAEEVKVGLQILQSLNLRERKLEIVSCPSCGRAQVDVYSLADSVTEGLQGMTVPLRVAVMGCVVNGPGEAREADLGVASGNGKGQIFVKGEVIKTVPESEIVQTLIDEANRLAAEMPASETGTPEVVTV, from the coding sequence GTGCCCGCAGTGAACATCGGAATGCCCCGCAAGCCGGAGGTGCTCGCCCCCCGACGCAAGTCCCGCCAGATCAAGGTCGGCAAGGTGCTGGTCGGTGGTGACGCACCCGTGAGCGTGCAGTCGATGACCACGACGCCCACCACGAACATCAACGCGACCCTCCAGCAGATCGCCGAGCTCACCGCGTCCGGTTGCGACATCGTGCGCGTCGCCGTGCCGAGCCAGGACGACGCCGACGCGTTGCCGATCATCGCGAAGAAGAGCCAGATCCCGGTCATCGCCGACATCCACTTCCAGCCGAAGTACGTCTTCCAGGCGATCGACGCCGGATGCGCGGCCGTGCGCGTGAACCCGGGCAACATCCGCAAGTTCGACGACCAGGTCGGCGCGATCGCGAAGGCGGCGAAGGATGCGGGCGTCTCACTGCGCATCGGCGTCAACGCCGGATCGCTCGACCCTCGACTGCTCCAGAAGTACGGCAAGGCGACCCCGGAGGCGCTCGTCGAGAGCGCCGTCTGGGAGGCGAGCCTGTTCGAGGAGCACGACTTCCACGACTTCAAGATCTCGGTCAAGCACAACGACCCGGTGATCATGGTGCAGGCGTACCGGTTGCTCGCCCAGCGTGGGGACTGGCCGCTCCACCTCGGCGTGACCGAGGCCGGCCCCGCGTTCCAGGGCACCATCAAGTCCGCCACCGCGTTCGGCATCCTGCTGTCGGAGGGCATCGGCGACACCATCCGCGTCTCGCTCTCCGCCCCTCCCGCGGAGGAGGTCAAGGTGGGCCTGCAGATCCTGCAGTCGCTCAATCTGCGCGAGCGCAAGCTCGAGATCGTGTCGTGCCCGTCGTGCGGCCGCGCCCAGGTCGACGTGTACTCCCTCGCCGACAGCGTGACGGAGGGCCTGCAGGGCATGACGGTGCCGCTGCGCGTCGCGGTCATGGGCTGCGTCGTGAACGGACCGGGCGAGGCCCGCGAGGCGGACCTCGGTGTCGCCTCCGGCAACGGCAAGGGCCAGATCTTCGTCAAGGGCGAGGTCATCAAGACGGTCCCCGAGTCGGAGATCGTGCAGACGCTCATCGACGAGGCGAACCGCCTCGCGGCCGAGATGCCCGCGAGCGAGACCGGCACCCCCGAGGTCGTCACCGTCTGA
- a CDS encoding M50 family metallopeptidase yields MESVLLYVVGILVVVVGLGVSIGLHEIGHLVPAKLFGVKVGQYMIGFGPTLWSRRRGETEYGVKALPLGGYISMAGMFPPTRPGGMARTASTGFFQTLVQDARDASAQTITPGEEQRVFYKLPVLKRIVIMLGGPFMNLVIAVVLYGVLLMGFGVAQLSTTVGSVSACVLPATSERQECAADDPAAPGAEAGIRPGDRLVSIDGTGITSWQQATEIIRESPDEPLAVVVERDGEQVDLEVTPLLSERYAFDADGQVRTDAAGEPITQDVGFVGIGAATENVRQPITEVLPAVGDNVVRVGQLILNLPQRLIDVWNAAFGSEERDPNGPVSVVGVGRLAGEIASIDTAPVADRVAALIGLLASLNVALFVFNLIPLMPLDGGHVAGALWEAIRRGFAKLFRRPDPGPVDTAKIIPLTFAVVILLGGMSVLLIYADIVKPITLVG; encoded by the coding sequence GTGGAATCGGTGCTCCTCTACGTCGTCGGTATCCTCGTCGTCGTCGTGGGGCTCGGTGTCTCCATCGGCCTGCACGAGATCGGCCACCTCGTGCCCGCGAAACTGTTCGGGGTCAAGGTCGGCCAGTACATGATCGGCTTCGGCCCGACGCTCTGGTCGCGGCGCCGCGGCGAGACCGAGTACGGCGTCAAGGCGCTCCCGCTCGGCGGATACATCTCGATGGCCGGCATGTTCCCGCCCACGCGCCCCGGCGGCATGGCCCGCACGGCGAGCACCGGGTTCTTCCAGACCCTCGTGCAGGATGCGCGGGACGCCTCAGCCCAGACCATCACGCCGGGCGAGGAGCAGCGGGTCTTCTACAAGCTCCCGGTGCTCAAGCGCATCGTCATCATGCTCGGCGGACCGTTCATGAACCTCGTGATCGCCGTCGTGCTCTACGGCGTGCTGCTCATGGGCTTCGGCGTCGCCCAGCTCAGCACGACCGTCGGATCGGTGAGCGCGTGCGTGCTTCCGGCGACGAGCGAGCGGCAGGAGTGCGCCGCCGACGATCCGGCCGCGCCCGGGGCGGAGGCCGGCATCCGGCCGGGGGACCGGCTGGTGAGCATCGACGGCACCGGCATCACGTCGTGGCAGCAGGCGACCGAGATCATCCGCGAATCGCCCGACGAACCACTCGCGGTCGTCGTCGAGCGCGACGGCGAGCAGGTGGACCTCGAGGTGACGCCGCTGCTGTCGGAGCGCTACGCGTTCGACGCGGATGGACAGGTGCGCACCGACGCCGCGGGGGAGCCCATCACCCAGGACGTCGGCTTCGTCGGCATCGGTGCCGCGACCGAGAACGTGCGACAGCCGATCACCGAGGTGCTTCCCGCGGTCGGCGACAACGTCGTGCGGGTCGGTCAGCTCATCCTCAACCTGCCGCAGCGACTCATCGACGTGTGGAACGCGGCGTTCGGCAGCGAGGAGCGCGACCCCAACGGTCCCGTCTCGGTCGTCGGGGTGGGTCGTCTCGCCGGCGAGATCGCGAGCATCGACACCGCGCCGGTCGCCGATCGCGTCGCCGCGCTCATCGGTCTGCTCGCCTCGCTCAACGTGGCGCTGTTCGTGTTCAACCTCATCCCGCTGATGCCGCTCGACGGCGGACACGTCGCCGGCGCGCTGTGGGAGGCGATCCGGCGCGGGTTCGCGAAGCTCTTCCGCCGACCCGATCCGGGCCCCGTCGACACCGCGAAGATCATCCCGCTGACCTTCGCGGTCGTGATCCTGCTCGGCGGCATGAGCGTGCTGCTCATCTACGCCGACATCGTCAAGCCCATCACCCTGGTCGGCTAG
- a CDS encoding serine/threonine-protein kinase, producing MTTIDTGEGVAALGGVGHLFGGRYRAEELVGRGGMASVYRAVDQSLGRTVALKVFRRDLADADDVRRQHEEIQLVASLNHPGLVTLYDAVADEDGRAFLVLEFVAGRELRLLLHEGPLDPASVAVIGADVAEALAYTHARGIVHRDVKPGNILIPDGEAASTGPRAKLADFGIARIVDGTRLTSTGSVLGTASYLSPEQAVGGAVGPASDVYSFGLVLLECLTGARAFEGSGLEAAAARLARDPVVPDHLGAWAPLLREMTTREPQQRPSAGQVAERLRMIAAHPAELLEPTRRLPATPLPSTEAMAHATVPSTAETSGSEPGVPVPSPSPSPSPSPSPSPSPSTQQLPAATVDSTDRADRRPRRRRWVLAAVLALLVVAAVLVPLLVPGILSGAAEPSATPDYPAVEGTLGEHLDRLQRSVAP from the coding sequence ATGACGACCATCGACACCGGCGAGGGCGTCGCCGCCCTGGGTGGCGTCGGCCATCTCTTCGGCGGCCGCTACCGCGCCGAGGAACTGGTCGGCCGTGGCGGCATGGCCTCCGTGTACCGCGCGGTGGACCAGTCGCTCGGCCGCACGGTCGCGCTCAAAGTGTTCCGGCGCGATCTGGCCGATGCCGACGACGTGCGTCGGCAGCACGAGGAGATCCAGCTCGTCGCCTCGCTCAACCACCCCGGCCTCGTCACCCTCTACGACGCCGTCGCGGACGAGGACGGTCGCGCGTTCCTCGTGCTCGAGTTCGTCGCCGGCCGGGAGCTCCGGCTGCTGTTGCACGAGGGCCCTCTCGATCCCGCCTCCGTCGCCGTCATCGGCGCGGATGTCGCCGAGGCGCTCGCCTACACGCACGCCCGGGGCATCGTGCACCGCGACGTGAAGCCCGGCAACATCCTGATCCCCGACGGCGAAGCCGCCTCGACCGGTCCCCGGGCGAAGCTCGCGGACTTCGGGATCGCCCGCATCGTGGACGGCACCCGGCTCACCTCCACCGGATCGGTGCTCGGCACGGCGAGCTACCTGAGCCCCGAGCAGGCGGTCGGGGGCGCAGTCGGCCCGGCGAGCGACGTGTACTCCTTCGGTCTCGTGCTGCTCGAGTGCCTCACCGGCGCCCGGGCCTTCGAGGGCAGCGGTCTCGAGGCCGCGGCTGCGCGCCTGGCGCGCGACCCGGTGGTGCCCGACCACCTCGGCGCGTGGGCGCCCCTGCTGCGCGAGATGACGACGCGGGAGCCGCAGCAGCGCCCGTCGGCCGGACAGGTCGCGGAACGCCTGCGGATGATCGCCGCGCATCCGGCGGAGCTGCTCGAGCCCACCCGCCGGCTCCCGGCGACCCCGCTGCCCTCCACCGAGGCGATGGCTCACGCCACTGTGCCCTCGACCGCGGAGACGAGCGGTTCGGAGCCCGGAGTGCCAGTGCCGTCGCCGTCGCCGTCGCCGTCGCCGTCGCCGTCGCCGTCGCCGTCGCCGTCGACCCAGCAGCTGCCGGCCGCGACGGTGGACTCCACCGATCGGGCCGACCGGCGCCCCCGCCGCCGCCGGTGGGTGCTCGCCGCCGTGCTCGCCCTGCTTGTGGTCGCAGCGGTCCTCGTGCCCCTCCTGGTGCCCGGCATCCTCTCCGGCGCCGCCGAGCCCTCGGCCACACCGGACTATCCCGCCGTCGAGGGCACCCTCGGCGAGCACCTCGACCGGCTGCAGAGGAGTGTGGCGCCGTGA
- the dxr gene encoding 1-deoxy-D-xylulose-5-phosphate reductoisomerase has protein sequence MRRVLLLGSTGSIGVQALEVISENPDRFELVGVAAGRNRELATEQARRFGVDAIAIGAEEATELVRDVEADVVLNAITGSVGLAPTLAALDEGRVLALANKESLIVGGSLVTERAAPGQLVPVDSEHSAIAQALRSGSGDEVARLVVTASGGPFRGRTREQMRNVSPSDALAHPTWNMGRVITTNSATLVNKGLEVIEAHLLFGVPFERIEVTVHPQSIVHSMVEFVDGSTIAQASPPDMKLPISLGLDWPHRVPGVGRPLDWSTASTWTFEPLDDEAFPAVGLAKQVGLAGATYPAVYNAANEQAVDAFHDGRIGFLDIVDTVRAVVDAHDPLEMTLDGVLEAEREARAAADELIARSR, from the coding sequence GTGCGCCGCGTCCTCCTGCTCGGGTCGACGGGGTCGATCGGCGTGCAGGCCCTCGAGGTCATCTCCGAGAACCCCGACCGGTTCGAACTCGTCGGCGTCGCCGCCGGTCGCAACCGGGAACTCGCGACCGAGCAGGCGCGGCGGTTCGGCGTCGACGCGATCGCGATCGGCGCCGAGGAGGCCACTGAGCTCGTGCGCGACGTCGAGGCGGACGTCGTGCTCAACGCCATCACCGGCTCGGTGGGCCTCGCGCCCACGCTCGCCGCGCTCGACGAGGGCCGCGTGCTCGCTCTCGCGAACAAGGAGAGCCTCATCGTCGGCGGTTCGCTCGTCACGGAGCGGGCCGCACCCGGACAACTCGTGCCGGTGGACTCCGAGCACTCCGCCATCGCGCAGGCCCTGCGCTCCGGCTCGGGGGACGAGGTGGCGCGCCTCGTCGTCACCGCGTCCGGCGGGCCGTTCCGCGGCCGCACCCGGGAGCAGATGAGGAACGTGTCGCCGTCGGACGCCCTCGCGCATCCGACCTGGAACATGGGCCGGGTCATCACCACGAACTCGGCGACGCTCGTGAACAAGGGCCTCGAGGTGATCGAGGCGCACCTGCTGTTCGGCGTGCCCTTCGAGCGCATCGAGGTCACGGTGCATCCGCAGTCGATCGTGCACTCGATGGTCGAGTTCGTCGACGGGTCGACCATCGCGCAGGCCTCGCCGCCCGACATGAAGCTGCCGATCTCCCTCGGGCTCGACTGGCCGCACCGCGTGCCCGGGGTGGGGCGACCGCTCGACTGGTCGACGGCATCCACCTGGACGTTCGAGCCGCTCGATGACGAGGCGTTCCCCGCGGTGGGACTCGCCAAGCAGGTCGGCCTCGCCGGGGCGACCTATCCCGCCGTGTACAACGCCGCGAACGAGCAGGCCGTCGACGCGTTCCACGACGGGCGCATCGGCTTCCTCGACATCGTCGATACCGTGCGCGCCGTCGTCGACGCCCACGACCCGCTGGAGATGACGCTCGACGGGGTGCTCGAGGCGGAGCGCGAGGCCCGCGCGGCGGCCGACGAACTCATCGCCCGCTCCCGCTGA
- a CDS encoding FKBP-type peptidyl-prolyl cis-trans isomerase, translated as MRSRLALTAAAGLLLTLSACTATGGGGGDVADSTSGGNCEAPAAGGASNGVTVDGELGAKPEVNFDFPLTVEKMQRTVVIDGEGPVAREGDTVTAEITLLDGATGDEILSSGHDGSAPEQITLDESFVPAIVKTLECSPAGTRIVSVAPSGDFGENSQQPLVQEGSSAVIIADLVAIADPPLERAEGEVADVPTEFPKVELDEDGAPTITVPDEPAPTELEIAPLIVGDGPTVEEGASVTVHYTGVIWDSNEVFDSSWERGEPATFPTDGVIPGFKAALVGQKVGSQVIAVIPPSEGYGEAGSGELIKGDSVLVFVVDILATN; from the coding sequence ATGCGTTCCCGTCTCGCTCTCACCGCCGCGGCGGGTCTGCTCCTCACCCTCAGCGCGTGCACCGCAACGGGAGGCGGCGGCGGCGATGTCGCCGACAGCACCTCCGGCGGCAATTGCGAGGCACCCGCCGCGGGCGGCGCATCCAACGGCGTGACCGTCGACGGTGAGCTCGGCGCGAAGCCGGAGGTCAACTTCGACTTCCCGCTCACCGTCGAGAAGATGCAGCGCACCGTCGTCATCGACGGCGAGGGTCCGGTCGCCCGCGAGGGCGACACCGTGACGGCCGAGATCACCCTGCTCGACGGGGCGACCGGCGACGAGATCCTCTCGAGCGGCCACGACGGCTCGGCCCCCGAGCAGATCACCCTCGACGAGAGCTTCGTGCCGGCGATCGTGAAGACGCTCGAGTGCTCGCCCGCCGGCACGCGCATCGTCTCGGTCGCGCCGTCCGGCGACTTCGGCGAGAACAGCCAGCAGCCGCTCGTGCAGGAGGGCAGCTCCGCCGTCATCATCGCCGACCTCGTCGCGATCGCCGACCCGCCCCTCGAGCGCGCCGAGGGCGAGGTGGCCGATGTTCCGACCGAGTTCCCGAAGGTCGAACTCGACGAGGACGGGGCGCCCACGATCACCGTCCCGGACGAGCCGGCACCGACGGAACTCGAGATCGCTCCGCTGATCGTCGGTGACGGACCCACGGTCGAAGAGGGCGCGAGCGTCACCGTGCACTACACGGGCGTGATCTGGGACTCGAACGAGGTCTTCGACAGCAGCTGGGAGCGCGGCGAACCCGCCACCTTCCCGACCGACGGCGTCATCCCCGGGTTCAAGGCCGCACTCGTCGGCCAGAAGGTCGGTTCCCAGGTGATCGCCGTCATCCCGCCGAGCGAGGGCTACGGCGAGGCCGGGAGCGGCGAGCTCATCAAGGGCGACAGCGTGCTCGTCTTCGTCGTCGACATCCTCGCCACGAACTGA
- a CDS encoding aminotransferase class III-fold pyridoxal phosphate-dependent enzyme encodes MTFTVPQQRHLVTELPGPRSRALQERRERSVSRGAGTLANIYMDHGSGAILVDVDGNRLIDLGCGIGVTTIGHAHPEIAAAASEQASKLTHTLFTVTPYENYVRVAEKLAEITPGDFEKHSILVNSGAEAVENAVKIARKYTGRRAIVALDHAFHGRTNLTMQMTYRPWPERAGMGPFPGEIYSVPVSYPFRDGLSGEEAAERTIDYIRTHIGATEVAAFFVEPIQGDGGIVIPAPGFFQRIAEFCAENGIVFVADEIQAGIARTGTWYSIEHHPGVVPDLVTSAKGIAGGFPLAAVTGRAEIMDAVQPGGIGGTFGGNPVSTAAALAVFDLIEREDLLGEARRVERALQARIGDWADRFDVVGEVRGKGAMFGVELVKPGTRTPNPEALQAVLTHATTNGVIALDAGSWDSVLRIMPSVVISEELIDDAASVLEEALERL; translated from the coding sequence ATGACGTTCACGGTCCCCCAGCAGCGCCACCTCGTCACCGAACTGCCCGGGCCCCGGTCCCGTGCCCTCCAGGAGCGACGCGAGCGCTCCGTCAGCCGCGGTGCCGGCACCCTCGCCAACATCTACATGGATCACGGCTCGGGCGCGATCCTCGTCGACGTCGACGGCAACCGCCTCATCGACCTCGGCTGCGGCATCGGCGTGACCACGATCGGTCACGCCCACCCGGAGATCGCCGCCGCGGCGTCGGAACAGGCGTCGAAGCTCACCCACACCCTGTTCACGGTGACGCCGTACGAGAACTACGTTCGCGTCGCCGAGAAGCTCGCCGAGATCACCCCGGGCGACTTCGAGAAGCACTCGATCCTCGTGAACTCGGGCGCTGAGGCGGTGGAGAACGCCGTCAAGATCGCCCGCAAGTACACGGGCCGGCGCGCGATCGTCGCCCTCGACCACGCCTTCCACGGCCGTACCAACCTCACGATGCAGATGACCTACCGGCCGTGGCCGGAGCGGGCCGGCATGGGCCCCTTCCCCGGCGAGATCTACTCGGTGCCGGTGAGCTATCCCTTCCGGGACGGGCTGAGCGGCGAGGAGGCGGCGGAGCGGACGATCGACTACATCCGCACCCACATCGGGGCGACGGAGGTCGCCGCCTTCTTCGTCGAACCGATCCAGGGCGACGGCGGCATCGTCATTCCCGCGCCGGGCTTCTTCCAGCGCATCGCGGAGTTCTGCGCGGAGAACGGCATCGTGTTCGTCGCCGACGAGATCCAGGCGGGCATCGCGCGCACCGGCACCTGGTACTCGATCGAGCACCACCCGGGCGTCGTTCCGGACCTCGTGACGAGTGCGAAGGGCATCGCGGGCGGGTTCCCGCTCGCCGCGGTCACCGGTCGCGCCGAGATCATGGATGCGGTGCAGCCCGGCGGAATCGGCGGCACCTTCGGCGGCAACCCGGTGTCGACGGCGGCGGCCCTCGCCGTGTTCGACCTCATCGAGCGCGAGGATCTGCTGGGCGAGGCGCGGCGCGTCGAGCGCGCGCTGCAGGCGCGGATCGGCGATTGGGCGGACCGCTTCGACGTGGTGGGCGAGGTGCGCGGCAAGGGCGCCATGTTCGGCGTCGAACTCGTGAAGCCCGGCACCCGCACCCCGAACCCGGAGGCGCTGCAGGCGGTGCTCACGCACGCGACGACCAACGGCGTCATCGCCCTCGACGCCGGCAGCTGGGACTCGGTGCTGCGCATCATGCCGAGCGTCGTGATCAGCGAAGAACTCATCGACGACGCCGCCTCGGTGCTCGAGGAGGCGCTCGAGCGTCTCTGA
- a CDS encoding PepSY domain-containing protein, with protein sequence MTDETTPQPQSTPNESAATEVHATTPSTEGSERRRSRKRVIWIGSLAAGVLVLGGAGTAWALSENDDDALAGDALDRASEVALAEVGDGSVTDSERRDGGGFELEITRPDGREIDVLLDGDYEVVAVDRGDDGRDGDAADADQHEGDATDTTDDATGSTTLEPLTDDEIARAADAALAETGGGEVVDVDRSDDADHAFEVEVRLADGTEVEVELDESFAVVPSGR encoded by the coding sequence ATGACCGATGAGACGACACCCCAGCCCCAGTCCACCCCCAACGAGTCCGCCGCCACCGAGGTCCACGCGACGACCCCGTCGACGGAGGGCTCGGAGCGGCGGCGTTCGCGCAAGCGCGTCATCTGGATCGGCTCGCTCGCCGCGGGCGTGCTCGTGCTCGGCGGCGCCGGTACCGCGTGGGCCCTCTCCGAGAACGACGACGACGCCCTCGCCGGCGACGCGCTCGACCGCGCGAGCGAGGTGGCGCTCGCCGAGGTCGGCGACGGCAGCGTGACCGACTCCGAGCGTCGCGACGGGGGCGGCTTCGAGCTCGAGATCACCCGGCCCGACGGCCGAGAGATCGACGTGCTGCTCGACGGTGACTACGAGGTCGTCGCGGTCGACCGCGGGGACGACGGCCGCGACGGCGACGCGGCGGACGCCGACCAGCACGAAGGCGATGCGACCGATACGACCGACGACGCCACCGGCTCGACGACTCTCGAACCCCTCACCGACGACGAGATCGCCCGCGCGGCCGACGCGGCGCTCGCCGAGACCGGCGGCGGCGAGGTCGTCGACGTCGACCGCAGCGACGACGCCGACCACGCCTTCGAGGTCGAGGTGCGCCTCGCGGACGGCACGGAGGTCGAGGTCGAGCTCGACGAGTCCTTCGCGGTCGTGCCCTCCGGCCGCTGA
- a CDS encoding sensor histidine kinase, translated as MRGFRRSASMRFRATAGATVVVALALLAGSAGFVALLDGSLTETVELAAEQQLEGIASGLERSGRPELPEDVEGVALLSRDGEVVSQSDGDGDGDDPPRVPDAGDTTIRIDGEKHVLVRDEVEIAGEEYDLVVARSLEEVDDAVSTTTWLLALAAPVLAMLVAATTWIVVGRALAPVERIRAEVDRIGSDDLERRVPEPASGDEIARLAGTMNGMLDRLEAAQRAQRRFVSDAAHELRSPLASMRQFAEVAYAHPERVPGRELADAVLEEGERLQQLVDGLLLLSRLDERGRALPTGAVDLDDLVLAEVERSRTDQRVRVDGRGIGAARVDGEPQLLGRLVRNLVDNARRHAVTRVDVALTDLGAHVELIVDDDGAGIPESERARVFERFVRLDEARARDAGGSGLGLAIVADVARAHGGAARVETSPLGGARFRVTLPSSAG; from the coding sequence ATGCGGGGCTTCCGTCGCAGCGCCTCGATGCGGTTCCGCGCCACCGCGGGGGCGACCGTCGTGGTCGCGCTCGCGCTGCTCGCCGGCTCCGCAGGCTTCGTCGCCCTGCTCGACGGCTCGCTCACCGAGACCGTCGAGCTCGCCGCCGAGCAGCAGCTCGAGGGCATCGCGAGCGGTCTGGAGCGCAGCGGACGACCGGAGCTGCCCGAGGACGTCGAGGGGGTCGCCCTGTTGAGCCGCGACGGCGAGGTGGTGTCGCAGAGCGACGGCGACGGGGACGGCGACGACCCGCCGCGGGTGCCCGACGCGGGCGACACGACGATCCGGATCGACGGCGAGAAGCACGTGCTGGTGCGCGACGAGGTCGAGATCGCCGGCGAGGAGTACGACCTCGTGGTCGCGCGCAGCCTCGAGGAGGTCGACGACGCGGTGTCGACGACGACCTGGCTGCTCGCACTCGCCGCGCCGGTGCTCGCCATGCTGGTCGCGGCGACGACCTGGATCGTGGTCGGGCGCGCCCTCGCGCCGGTCGAGCGCATCCGGGCCGAGGTCGACCGCATCGGCTCCGACGACCTCGAGCGCCGCGTGCCCGAGCCCGCGTCGGGCGACGAGATCGCCCGGCTCGCCGGCACGATGAACGGGATGCTCGACCGGCTCGAGGCCGCACAGCGCGCACAGCGCCGGTTCGTCTCCGACGCGGCGCACGAGCTGCGCTCTCCGCTCGCCTCCATGCGGCAATTCGCCGAGGTGGCGTACGCGCACCCCGAGCGGGTTCCCGGCCGTGAACTCGCCGATGCCGTGCTCGAGGAGGGGGAGCGCCTGCAGCAGCTCGTCGACGGGCTGCTGCTGCTCAGTCGCCTCGACGAGCGCGGCCGCGCCCTGCCCACGGGCGCCGTGGACCTCGACGACCTCGTGCTCGCCGAGGTGGAGCGCAGCCGGACCGACCAGCGCGTTCGGGTCGACGGCCGCGGCATCGGTGCGGCGCGGGTGGACGGTGAACCGCAGCTGCTCGGGCGGCTCGTGCGCAACCTCGTCGACAACGCGCGGCGGCACGCGGTGACCCGGGTCGACGTCGCGCTCACCGACCTCGGCGCCCACGTGGAGCTGATCGTCGACGACGACGGCGCCGGGATTCCCGAGTCGGAGCGCGCGCGGGTGTTCGAGCGGTTCGTGCGCCTCGACGAGGCACGCGCGCGCGACGCGGGCGGCTCGGGACTGGGACTCGCGATCGTCGCCGACGTGGCGCGCGCCCACGGGGGAGCGGCACGGGTGGAGACTTCGCCCCTGGGCGGGGCGCGTTTCCGCGTCACGCTCCCGTCGTCGGCCGGCTGA